One window of Quercus robur chromosome 12, dhQueRobu3.1, whole genome shotgun sequence genomic DNA carries:
- the LOC126709742 gene encoding tetraspanin-19-like isoform X2, whose translation MARCRRCFLHNSIRAVNLIVNICGVGMIIYSLWLLKKWQDGVAYLPSVSLLPRPCFQYIVSICSLLFLEVAVLVTIFFKMDWAEELAKYIDENHTEFKTFVLFHLRMCRSILIMILVPQLCVIVLAIILWAIGTEPRTQGGYLNISDFNHSFLVTPNSPSVLSVSIPVCPKCEVFYRANPRQSFLSYVKGLLRIQFQGRTTDS comes from the exons ATGGCAAGGTGTAGAAGGTGCTTCTTGCATAACTCAATCAGAGCAGTGAATCTGATAGTGAATATTTGTGGGGTTGGAATGATCATATACTCACTTTGGTTGCTCAAGAAGTGGCAAGATGGGGTTGCTTACCTGCCCTCTGTTTCTTTGCTACCTAGACCCTG TTTTCAGTACATTGTCTCCATCTGCTCGCTTCTTTTCCTAGAAGTTGCTGTGCTTGTCACCATTTTCTTCAAGATGGACTGGGCAGAA GAACTTGCCAAGTACATCGATGAGAACCATACAGAGTTCAAGACTTTTGTGCTCTTCCATTTAAGGATGTGCCGCTCGATTCTAATCATGATTTTGGTACCACAG CTGTGTGTTATTGTGCTGGCCATTATTCTTTGGGCTATAGGCACTGAGCCAAGGACTCAAGGTGGCTATTTGAATATATCTGATTTTAACCATTCCTTTCTTGTAACACCTAACTCGCCTTCTGTACTCAGTGTCTCAATACCAGTATGTCCAAAATGTGAAGTTTTCTACAGAGCAAATCCACGCCAAAGTTTTTTATCATATGTTAAAGGCCTTCTTAGAATACAATTTCAAGGAAGGACCACTGATAGTTAA
- the LOC126709742 gene encoding tetraspanin-19-like isoform X1 yields the protein MARCRRCFLHNSIRAVNLIVNICGVGMIIYSLWLLKKWQDGVAYLPSVSLLPRPWFIYTCLGVGIAVCLSTLAGCMVANCISNYTLCIYIVSICSLLFLEVAVLVTIFFKMDWAEELAKYIDENHTEFKTFVLFHLRMCRSILIMILVPQLCVIVLAIILWAIGTEPRTQGGYLNISDFNHSFLVTPNSPSVLSVSIPVCPKCEVFYRANPRQSFLSYVKGLLRIQFQGRTTDS from the exons ATGGCAAGGTGTAGAAGGTGCTTCTTGCATAACTCAATCAGAGCAGTGAATCTGATAGTGAATATTTGTGGGGTTGGAATGATCATATACTCACTTTGGTTGCTCAAGAAGTGGCAAGATGGGGTTGCTTACCTGCCCTCTGTTTCTTTGCTACCTAGACCCTG GTTTATATACACATGTTTAGGCGTGGGAATTGCTGTCTGCCTGAGCACTCTCGCTGGTTGTATGGTTGCTAATTGTATTAGCAATTATACACTTTGCATA TACATTGTCTCCATCTGCTCGCTTCTTTTCCTAGAAGTTGCTGTGCTTGTCACCATTTTCTTCAAGATGGACTGGGCAGAA GAACTTGCCAAGTACATCGATGAGAACCATACAGAGTTCAAGACTTTTGTGCTCTTCCATTTAAGGATGTGCCGCTCGATTCTAATCATGATTTTGGTACCACAG CTGTGTGTTATTGTGCTGGCCATTATTCTTTGGGCTATAGGCACTGAGCCAAGGACTCAAGGTGGCTATTTGAATATATCTGATTTTAACCATTCCTTTCTTGTAACACCTAACTCGCCTTCTGTACTCAGTGTCTCAATACCAGTATGTCCAAAATGTGAAGTTTTCTACAGAGCAAATCCACGCCAAAGTTTTTTATCATATGTTAAAGGCCTTCTTAGAATACAATTTCAAGGAAGGACCACTGATAGTTAA
- the LOC126709480 gene encoding D-amino-acid transaminase, chloroplastic, with protein sequence MASLSPLPKIFSQNPHVHANLHDHLRNPNVIYRNLSFSGLGFRCSQHASIGETRIVRKSSNQTEVMIESATQVFDVPLLSCSEAIERLKTNRETQNVKQPFLAMYSSVFGGITTDPAAMVIPIDDHMVHRGHGVFDTAAIMDGFLYELDQHLDRILKSASLAKIKLPFDRESIRRILIKTVSASKCRTGSLRYWLSVGPGDFQLSSSGCHQPALYAVVIQSESPFDSKGIRVITSSVPIKPPQFATMKSVNYLPNVLSKMEAEENGAYAAIWLDSDGFIAEGPNMNVAFVTKDKELLMPKFDKILSGCTAKRVLTLAGELVRKGELRRIEMRNVTVEEGKKADEMMLIGSGVLVRPVVQWDDQIIGDGKEGPVALSLLNLIFEDMKSGPPTVRVLVPY encoded by the exons ATGGCATCTCTCTCACCTCTCCCCAAAATTTTCTCCCAAAACCCACATGTTCATGCAAATCTCCATGATCATTTGCGTAATCCCAACGTAATATACCGAAACCTTTCATTTTCTGGACTCGGATTTCGGTGTTCTCAACATGCATCGATCGGAGAAACGAGAATTGTTAGAAAAAGTTCTAATCAAACTGAAGTTATGATTG AGTCTGCTACTCAAGTTTTTGATGTTCCACTCTTGTCTTGCTCAGAG GCTATTGAAAGGCTAAAAACAAACCGAGAAACTCAAAATGTCAAGCAACCGTTTCTGGCCATGTACTCTAGCGTTTTTGGTGGAATAACAACGGATCCTGCAGCTATGGTGATCCCCATTGATGATCACATGGTCCACAGAGGCCATGGTGTTTTTGATACTGCAGCTATAATGGATGG ATTCCTCTATGAGTTGGACCAACACCTTGACCGAATTTTAAAGTCTGCATCTTTGGCTAAAATTAAGCTCCCATTTGATCGGGAGAGCATAAGAAGAATACTGATAAAAACTGTGAGTGCCTCCAAGTGTAGAACAGGATCATTGAGATACTGGCTCTCAGTAGGACCAGGTGATTTCCAGCTCTCCTCATCTGGCTGCCATCAGCCAGCTCTTTACGCTGTTGTCATTCAAAGTGAATCACCATTTGATTCAAAGGGCATTAGAGTAATAACTTCATCAGTCCCAATAAAACCCCCTCAATTTGCTACCATGAAAAGTGTGAATTACCTTCCAAATGTGCTTTCAAAGATGGAGGCAGAAGAAAATGGTGCATATGCAGCTATTTGGCTGGATAGTGATGGGTTCATTGCTGAAGGGCCTAACATGAATGTGGCATTTGTTACAAAGGACAAGGAACTTCTTATGCCTAAGTTTGACAAAATTCTAAGTGGGTGCACAGCTAAGAGAGTTTTGACTCTTGCGGGAGAACTGGTTAGAAAGGGTGAGCTTCGGAGAATAGAAATGAGAAATGTGACTGTGGAGGAAGGGAAGAAAGCTGATGAGATGATGCTTATTGGCAGTGGGGTTCTCGTTCGGCCTGTAGTGCAGTGGGATGATCAGATCATTGGTGATG gCAAAGAAGGTCCTGTGGCTCTCAGCCTCCTAAATCTCATATTTGAGGACATGAAATCAGGCCCCCCTACAGTCCGAGTTCTTGTTCCTTATTAA
- the LOC126709350 gene encoding uncharacterized protein LOC126709350 — protein sequence MAIIGDALRQAFMPKHEYQSLRDEEKAWGKLQRPLVVTLMALVSVTVIVSTVISLNIVFPGSNGKRPFCSDERLQPLPLNAKGRGYIEHFPGAFFLTDQETVDYYWMVVFLPSIFIFFVSLAYLVAGITVAYSAPTRHGCLKVVENNYCASKRGGVRCLSVLNVVFAIIFGLLALFLGSTLLTLGNSCGEPLFWCYEISSWGLVILYGGTAFFLKRKAAVSLDERDSGGRNLGLEMLEAHPLDVTPEVERRVNEGFKAWMGSSLLSSDEEDESESYQEVPHIIHTNSNRQRT from the exons ATGGCGATAATCGGCGACGCTCTTCGCCAAGCGTTCATGCCGAAGCACGAGTACCAGAGCCTCAGGGACGAAGAGAAAGCTTGGGGAAAGCTTCAGAGACCTCTTGTGGTGACTCTCATGGCGCTCGTTTCGGTCACGGTGATTGTAAGTACGGTTATCAGTTTGAACATCGTGTTCCCCGGTAGCAATGGAAAGAGACCGTTCTGTAGCGACGAGAGGCTTCAGCCTCTGCCTTTAAACGCCAAAGGCCGAGGCTATATCGAGCATTTTCCGGGTGCTTTTTTTCTTACGGATCAGGAAACTGTGGATTATTACTGGATGGTTGTGTTCCTTCCTtcaatcttcattttctttgtctCGCTTGCCTATCTTGTTGCGG GAATAACTGTTGCTTATTCTGCTCCAACAAGACATGGGTGCTTAAAAGTAGTTGAGAATAATTACTGTGCTTCAAAAAGAG GTGGGGTTCGTTGTTTGTCTGTGCTGAATGTTGTCTTTGCCATCATCTTTGGTCTTCTTGCATTATTTCTTGGATCAACCCTCCTCACTTTAGGGAACAGCTGTGGTGAGCCCCTGTTTTGGTGCTATGAGATCTCATCATGGGGACTGGTTATTCTTTATGGGGGAACTGCATTTTTCCTAAAAAGGAAAGCAGCAGTTTCTCTTGATGAGAGAGACTCTGGTGGTCGAAACCTTGGGTTGGAAATGTTGGAAGCACATCCCTTGGACGTCACACCAGAGGTGGAAAGGCGTGTTAATGAAGGGTTTAAGGCATGGATGGGGTCATCCCTCCTATCTtctgatgaagaagatgaatcTGAGAGTTATCAGGAAGTGCCTCATATTATTCATACTAATTCTAACAGGCAAAGAACGTGA
- the LOC126708606 gene encoding uncharacterized protein LOC126708606 has translation MANFDHDDAPPNSAAPPPAASSDALGYDPNFVPDSVKSFVVHLYRHIREKNVYEIHQMYETSFQTLSERLFKDTPWPSVDAVAHYVDNDHVFCLLYREMWFRHLYARLSPTLKQRIDSWDNYCSLFQVVLHGVVNMQLPNQWLWDMVDEFVYQFQSFCQYRAKMKNKTEQEIALLTQFDQAWNVYGVLNFLQALVEKSMIVQILEQEKEGLEQFTSTDGYDYNGGSNVLKVLGYFSMVGLLRVHCLLGDYHTGLKCLQPIDISQQGVYTSVIGSHITTIYHYGFANLMLRRYVEAIREFNKILLYIYKTKQYHQKSPQYEQILKKNEQMYALLAICLSLCPQVKLVEETVNSQLREKYGEKMIRMQRYDDEAFAIYDELFSYACPKFITPSAPSFEEPLVNYNQDAYRLQLKLFLYEVKQQQLLSGVRTFLKVYSTISLGKLANYMEVDEPTLRTILMTYKHKTHAVDGDGKIISNADLDFYIDDDMIHVVESRPAKRYGDYFLRQIVKLEGVITDVDRIKLE, from the exons ATGGCGAACTTCGATCACGACGACGCACCACCCAACTCGGCGGCTCCACCACCAGCAGCCTCCTCCGATGCCCTCGGGTACGACCCGAATTTCGTACCCGACTCCGTCAAATCCTTCGTGGTTCACCTGTACCGTCACATCCGAGAGAAAAACGTGTACGAGATCCACCAGATGTACGAGACCTCGTTCCAGACACTCTCCGAGCGACTCTTCAAGGACACGCCGTGGCCCTCGGTGGACGCCGTCGCTCACTACGTCGACAACGACCACGTGTTCTGCCTCCTCTACCGTGAGATGTGGTTCCGGCACTTGTACGCGAGGCTTTCACCTACGCTGAAGCAGAGGATCGATTCTTGGGACAATTACTGTAGCTTGTTTCAGGTTGTGCTTCACGGTGTTGTGAACATGCAGCTGCCGAATCAGTGGCTTTGGGATATGGTGGATGAGTTTGTGTACCAGTTTCAGAGCTTCTGTCAGTATAGAGCTAAGATGAAGAACAAGACAGAACAAGAGATTGCGCTTCTCACTCAATTCGATCAG GCTTGGAATGTGTATGGTGTGCTTAACTTCTTGCAAGCACTTGTGGAGAAGTCCATGATCGTTCAGATTCTTGAGCAGGAGAAAGAGGGTTTAGAACAATTTACTTCGACAGATGGATATGATTACAATGGAGGGAGTAATGTCTTAAAGGTATTGGGCTATTTCAGCATGGTGGGATTGCTGAGGGTTCATTGCCTTTTAGGTGATTATCACACTGGTTTAAAGTGTTTACAGCCTATTGACATTAGTCAACAAGGTGTTTATACAAGTGTGATAGGAAGCCACATTACCACCATATATCATTATGGGTTTGCCAATTTAATGTTGCGGAG GTATGTGGAGGCAATTCGTGAATTCAATAAGATTCTATTGTACATTTACAAGACCAAGCAATATCATCAGAAGTCTCCACAGTATGAGCAAATACTAAAGAAGAATGAGCAGATGTATGCCTTGCTGGCTATTTGCCTTTCACTTTGTCCCCAAGTGAAGCTTGTTGAGGAAACTGTGAACTCTCAGTTGCGGGAGAAGTATGGTGAAAAGATGATCAGAATGCAAAGATATGATGATGAGGCATTTGCTATTTATGATGAGCTCTTCTCATATGCATGCCCTAAGTTCATTACCCCCTCGGCTCCAAGTTTTGAGGAGCCTCTTGTAAATTACAACCAG GACGCCTATAGGCTTCAGTTGAAACTATTCCTTTATGAGGTGAAGCAACAACAGTTATTATCAGGCGTGAGGACCTTCTTGAAAGTGTATTCAACCATCTCTCTTGGGAAGCTTGCAAACTATATGGAAGTTGATGAACCCACGTTGAG GACTATCTTGATGACATACAAGCATAAGACGCATGCTGTTGATGGTGATGGAAAAATTATATCCAATGCTGATTTGGATTTCTACATTGACGAT GACATGATTCATGTTGTTGAATCTAGACCAGCTAAGAGATATGGGGACTACTTCTTGAGACAGATTGTCAAG CTTGAAGGGGTGATCACTGATGTGGACAGGATAAAGCTGGAATGA